A portion of the Juglans microcarpa x Juglans regia isolate MS1-56 chromosome 1D, Jm3101_v1.0, whole genome shotgun sequence genome contains these proteins:
- the LOC121242609 gene encoding uncharacterized protein LOC121242609 isoform X1 — protein MDANQSSKKRKLPPTPSHPLVGISTRRKSHIQLHRTLHNNDSSYPLKNDLRVLIKDLRTRRVFSPKSIDSYGPNLHENVNSIQKLGVAVENLDQGISCGGGENMDKKNLVLSSAVEEFRLDEHNGVYPYNDESEEVQKFDFGISCTTQDLVGVNPSSLATEGNGLKGDSEDNGVDDGENDGLPKGTGDLNECEFQTTPPDSEAFGNGHANEKGGKPPIGSTQRIDTCVGRASGNDYNEKKNDSISSFKSVLKPCSRRKLFKTPGSFSYKRMLPFLMDIDKDNSYIPESAECPKLVKCLGQKLLQPKLGSNGQEAAMHKSITSSCSMECYTADSGNSANESSDGNMADLTSSKHFTESLIPIDSKKLVDDRHEKLFGNGKIQKFELGFTSKDHEIDLKPVLSSGLEDNAKGQSDNVETEKRATRIPSEAQDDDVNTQLSWIKYECHPGRDYGVAQRSDDVKQSETGGMKKPSNFPCKALSLNPIFSELDNNKSSNLELRYVDDGMVQSQIDDSNEEHVQMTPDAEVFTKADAEENESARVDFFWEEYRSWPWEATSWK, from the exons ATGGACGCAAATCAAAGCTCCAAGAAGCGAAAGCTTCCGCCTACCCCATCCCATCCCTTGGTAGGCATCTCGACCCGCAGGAAATCTCATATCCAGCTCCACCGCACATTGCACAACAACGATTCCTCTTATCCCCTCAAAAACGATCTCCGTGTCCTGATCAAGGATCTCCGCACTAGAAGGGTCTTTTCGCCCAAATCAATTGACTCGTATGGTCCGAATCTCCACGAAAATGTAAATAGTATTCAGAAATTAGGCGTCGCTGTTGAGAATTTAGATCAAGGGATTTCTTGCGGAGGCGGTGAGAATATGGACAAAAAAAACTTGGTGTTGTCTTCTGCTGTGGAGGAGTTCCGATTGGATGAACATAATGGGGTTTATCCATATAATGATGAAAGTGAAGAAGTTcagaaatttgattttgggatttCTTGTACAACCCAGGATTTGGTTGGTGTGAATCCTAGTTCGTTGGCGACCGAAGGAAATGGACTAAAGGGTGATTCGGAAGATAATGGTGTAGATGATGGTGAAAATGATGGGCTTCCGAAGGGAACTGGTGATTTGAATGAATGCGAATTTCAGACGACGCCGCCTGATTCTGAGGCGTTTGGTAATGGGCATGCTAATGAAAAAGGAGGGAAGCCTCCAATTGGAAGTACTCAAAGAATTGATACGTGCGTTGGACGGGCTTCTGGTAACGACTATAATGAGAAGAAGAATGACTCAATTTCTTCCTTCAAGTCG GTGCTCAAACCATGTTCTAGACGGAAGCTATTCAAAACTCCTGGTTCATTTAGCTATAAAAGAATGCTTCCTTTTCTGATGGACATCGACAAAGACAATTCTT ATATTCCAGAAAGTGCTGAGTGCCCAAAACTGGTGAAGTGTTTGGGACAAAAGTTGCTCCAACCAAAATTGGGTTCTAATGGTCAAGAAGCTGCCATGCATAAATCTATTACAAGCAGCTGTTCAATGGAGTGTTACACTGCTGACTCTGGCAATTCTGCCAATGAGTCATCAGATGGTAACATGGCGGATTTAACATCGTCTAAACACTTTACTGAATCATTAATACCAATTGATTCGAAAAAATTGGTTGATGATCGCCATGAAAAGCTCTTTGGGAATGGAAAAATTCAGAAATTTGAGTTGGGTTTTACTAGTAAAGATCATGAGATTGACTTAAAACCTGTTCTGTCTTCGGGTTTGGAGGATAATGCAAAGGGTCAGAGTGACAATGTAGAAACTGAGAAAAGGGCTACCAGGATTCCTAGCGAAGCTCAAGATGACGATGTAAACACCCAGTTGTCTTGGATTAAATACGAGTGTCATCCAGGAAGAGATTATGGAGTTGCTCAGCGCTCTGATGATGTAAAGCAGTCTGAGACTGGAGGAATGAAGAAACCTAGTAATTTTCCTTGTAAAGCTCTGAGTTTGAATCCTATTTTTTCTGAATTAGATAACAACAAATCATCTAATTTAGAGCTGAGATATGTTGATGATGGTATGGTTCAAAGTCAAATCGATGATTCAAATGAAGAGCATGTCCAGATGACACCAGATGCTGAGGTCTTTACTAAAGCAGACgcagaagaaaatgaaagtgcTAGAGTGGATTTTTTTTGGGAAGAGTACAGATCATGGCCTTGGGAAGCCACTTCTTGGAAGTAA
- the LOC121242609 gene encoding uncharacterized protein LOC121242609 isoform X2 — translation MLRSLLKQTQKKMKVLEWIFFGKSTDHGLGKPLLGSNTRSTSRASDRRNSNSVSKLILNPCSRLKLYRSYGSFSYRRLLPFLVELAKDNSSASGNGYCSKFEKDQEEMRLPSCVASNCQENPVVSNGHSFHAEHQASHSGTLPMIGLNSAQYSSNVDEPKLKSPQDDPEPTISLDSLKEHQSQVEQVKSDRYSQLETSPNQVISVYEVDPPVTSPSPVSCGTLSREEGTTTVSRLSFDTEADCISSFRNNSSSSKPVEADSLSGNIAQHAASVPPAIVGTGLLKGILKRNPRGCRGLCTCLNCASFRLHAERAFEFSRNQMQDAEEVALDLIKELSYLRNMLQKSADGLNDNPTVHVNQMQEACRKASEAEELAKHRLGQMNYELNIHGRITCLQPPSVRFVNYVEERVTPETDMHSK, via the exons ATGCTGAGGTCTTTACTAAAGCAGACgcagaagaaaatgaaagtgcTAGAGTGGATTTTTTTTGGGAAGAGTACAGATCATGGCCTTGGGAAGCCACTTCTTGGAAGTAATACAAGAAGTACTAGCCGTGCTAGTGATAGGAGAAACTCCAATTCTGTAAGCAAACTG ATCTTAAATCCATGCTCAAGACTTAAGTTATACAGAAGTTATGGCTCATTCAGCTATAGAAGATTGCTTCCATTTCTTGTTGAGCTTGCAAAAGATAATTCTA GTGCTTCAGGGAATGGTTATTGCTCAAAATTTGAGAAGGATCAGGAAGAAATGCGGCTTCCATCATGTGTTGCTTCCAACTGTCAAGAAAATCCAGTTGTATCAAATGGCCACAGCTTTCATGCAGAGCATCAAGCTAGCCATTCTGGTACTCTGCCAATGATTGGGTTGAATTCTGCTCAATATTCATCAAACGTTGATGAACCGAAGCTAAAATCTCCTCAGGATGATCCTGAACCCACAATTTCGCTTGATTCTCTGAAGGAACATCAGTCGCAAGTTGAACAGGTCAAATCAGATAGATACAGTCAATTGGAAACTTCCCCTAACCAAGTGATTTCTGTATATGAAGTTGATCCACCAGTTACCTCACCGTCTCCTGTCAGTTGTGGAACTTTGTCCAGGGAAGAAGGTACAACGACGGTGTCACGATTGTCTTTTGACACTGAAGCAGACTGCATTAGTTCATTCAGAAACAATTCTTCCAGTTCAAAGCCAGTTGAAGCAGATAGCTTGTCTGGGAACATAGCTCAACACGCAGCCTCAGTTCCTCCGGCAATTGTTGGTACTGGACTCCTAAAGGGGATTCTTAAGAGAAATCCACGAGGATGCAGAGGGCTCTGCACTTGTTTGAACTGTGCTTCTTTCCGTCTTCATGCAGAGAGAGCATTTGAGTTTTCCCGAAATCAGATGCAAGATGCTGAAGAGGTGGCCTTGGATTTGATTAAGGAACTATCATACCTACGAAATATGTTGCAAAAATCTGCTGATGGTCTCAATGATAATCCGACTGTTCATGTCAATCAG ATGCAAGAAGCGTGCAGGAAAGCATCTGAAGCTGAAGAATTAGCAAAACACCGCCTAGGCCAGATGAACTATGAGCTCAATATCCACGGCAGAATCACA TGCTTGCAACCACCAAGTGTTAGATTTGTCAATTACGTTGAAGAAAGAGTCACTCCAGAGACAGACATGCATAGCAAATAG